A single region of the Streptomyces sp. AM 4-1-1 genome encodes:
- the pyrF gene encoding orotidine-5'-phosphate decarboxylase, whose amino-acid sequence MSPEPFGARLRRAMDTRGPLCVGIDPHGSLLSSWGLGDDIAGLERFTRTVVEALADRVAVLKPQSAFFERFGSRGVAVLEKAVEEARAAGALVLMDAKRGDIGSTMGAYAATYLDRDSPLFSDAVTVSPYLGFGSLRPALDAAAASGAGVFVLALTSNPEGAEVQRATAADGRSLAQLMLDHMAAENAGATPLGSVGAVVGATLGNAGVDLAINGPLLAPGIGAQGATPADLPGVFGAAVGDVVPSVSRGVLRHGPDVTGLREAAERFADEVRTAVAGG is encoded by the coding sequence ATGAGCCCGGAACCCTTCGGCGCCCGGCTGCGGCGCGCCATGGACACCCGCGGGCCGCTCTGTGTCGGCATCGACCCGCACGGATCGCTGCTGTCCTCCTGGGGGCTGGGTGACGACATCGCGGGGCTTGAGCGCTTCACCCGTACCGTCGTCGAGGCGCTGGCGGACCGGGTCGCGGTGCTCAAACCGCAGTCGGCGTTCTTCGAGCGGTTCGGGTCCCGCGGCGTGGCCGTGCTGGAGAAGGCCGTCGAGGAGGCGCGCGCCGCGGGCGCCCTGGTCCTGATGGACGCCAAGCGCGGAGACATCGGCTCCACCATGGGCGCCTACGCGGCGACCTACCTGGACCGGGACTCGCCGCTCTTCTCGGACGCGGTCACCGTGTCGCCGTACCTCGGATTCGGCTCGCTGCGGCCGGCCCTGGACGCGGCGGCCGCCTCCGGGGCGGGTGTCTTCGTGCTGGCCCTCACCTCCAACCCGGAGGGCGCCGAGGTGCAGCGCGCCACCGCGGCGGACGGCAGGTCGCTGGCCCAGCTGATGCTGGACCACATGGCCGCCGAGAACGCGGGCGCGACCCCCCTCGGTTCCGTCGGAGCGGTCGTCGGCGCCACGCTGGGCAACGCGGGCGTGGACCTCGCGATCAACGGCCCGCTGCTGGCCCCGGGCATCGGCGCGCAGGGGGCGACCCCCGCCGATCTGCCCGGCGTCTTCGGCGCGGCGGTGGGCGATGTGGTGCCCAGCGTGAGCCGTGGTGTGCTGCGTCACGGACCCGACGTGACCGGGCTGCGGGAAGCCGCCGAACGGTTCGCGGACGAGGTCCGGACCGCCGTCGCGGGCGGCTGA
- the coaBC gene encoding bifunctional phosphopantothenoylcysteine decarboxylase/phosphopantothenate--cysteine ligase CoaBC: MDKPKVVLGVGGGIAAYKACELLRRLTESGHDVRVVPTESSLHFVGAATWSALSGHPVSTEVWNDVHEVPHVRIGQDADLVVVAPATADLLARAAHGLADDLLTNTLLTARCPVVLAPAMHTEMWEHPATRENVATLRRRGVVVIEPAVGRLTGADTGKGRLPDPGEIHEVCRRVLTRGPAEPDLAGRHVVISAGGTREPLDPVRFLGNRSSGKQGYALARTAVARGARVTLVEANTGLPDPAGADVVRAGTALQLREAVLKAAADADVVVMAAAVADFRPAEYAQGKIKKKDGREPAPLTLVRNPDILAEVSADRSRPGRIVVGFAAETDDVLANGREKLRRKGCDLLVVNEVGERRTFGSEENEAVVLAADGGETPVPYGPKEALADTVWDLVTVRFR; this comes from the coding sequence GTGGACAAGCCGAAGGTCGTGCTGGGCGTCGGCGGCGGGATCGCCGCCTACAAGGCGTGCGAGCTGCTGCGCCGGCTGACCGAGTCCGGTCACGACGTCCGGGTCGTACCGACCGAGTCGTCGCTCCACTTCGTGGGCGCCGCCACCTGGTCGGCGCTCTCCGGCCACCCCGTCTCGACCGAGGTGTGGAACGACGTCCACGAGGTGCCGCACGTGCGGATCGGCCAGGACGCCGACCTCGTCGTCGTCGCACCCGCCACCGCCGATCTGCTGGCCAGGGCGGCGCACGGCCTCGCGGACGATCTGCTCACCAACACCCTGCTCACCGCCCGCTGCCCGGTCGTCCTCGCGCCCGCCATGCACACCGAGATGTGGGAGCACCCCGCCACCCGGGAGAACGTCGCCACGCTGCGTCGGCGCGGCGTGGTCGTCATCGAGCCCGCCGTCGGCCGGCTCACCGGGGCGGACACCGGCAAGGGGCGGCTGCCCGATCCCGGGGAGATCCACGAGGTGTGCCGCCGGGTGCTCACCCGTGGTCCCGCCGAGCCGGACCTCGCGGGCCGCCACGTGGTGATCAGCGCGGGCGGCACGCGTGAACCGCTGGACCCGGTGCGTTTCCTCGGCAACCGTTCCTCGGGCAAGCAGGGCTACGCCCTCGCCCGTACCGCCGTCGCCCGCGGCGCCCGGGTCACCCTCGTCGAGGCCAACACCGGTCTGCCCGACCCGGCGGGCGCCGACGTCGTCAGGGCCGGGACCGCGCTGCAACTGCGGGAGGCCGTGCTGAAGGCGGCGGCGGACGCCGATGTCGTCGTGATGGCCGCGGCGGTCGCCGACTTCCGTCCCGCCGAGTACGCCCAGGGCAAGATCAAGAAGAAGGACGGCCGGGAACCGGCTCCCCTGACACTCGTACGGAATCCGGACATCCTCGCCGAGGTCTCCGCCGACCGGAGCCGGCCGGGACGGATCGTCGTCGGCTTCGCGGCGGAGACCGACGACGTCCTCGCCAACGGCCGCGAGAAGCTGCGCCGCAAGGGCTGTGATCTGCTCGTGGTCAACGAGGTCGGGGAGCGCAGGACCTTCGGCTCCGAGGAGAACGAAGCGGTGGTCCTCGCGGCCGACGGGGGAGAGACCCCGGTGCCGTACGGGCCCAAGGAGGCGCTCGCCGACACGGTCTGGGATCTGGTGACGGTCAGGTTCCGTTAG
- a CDS encoding primosomal protein N', which yields MSSEDERPTEPDAGAPEQLALIRESVRKAEVPRARPRTWRGAALAEELPVARVLVNKGVLHLDQFFDYAVPEELDADARPGVRVRVRFGAGGRNVRGGRREGGGLIDGFIVERRAESDYQGALAALAHVVSPEPVLGPELLALARAVADRYAGSLADVIQLAVPPRNGRAEAKASPDPLPPPPAPAPGSWDRYEQGPAFLRALADGEAPRAVWTALPGPHWPQEIARAVAATLASGRGALVVVPDGRVAARVDKALTELLGAGHHALLTAESGPQKRYGQWLAVRRGSVRAVVGTRAAMFAPVTELGLAVVWDDGDSSHSDERAPFPHVREVLELRAARSGCAFLLGGTSCTVEAAQLVESGWALPLRAAREEYRAAAPLVRTVGDGELERDGAARTARLPSLAWQTVREGLRAGPVLVQVPRRGYAPRLACERCRTPARCGHCAGPLEAPDQHDLVCAWCGRQEAAWHCADCGSRRLRARIVGARRTAEELGRAFPDVPVRTSGRDHILDSVPDRPALVVSTPGAEPVAEGGYAAALLLDGWAMLGRPDLRAGEEALRRWTAAAALVRGQPEGGTLVIVAEPTLRPVQALVRWDPVGYARRELAERAELGFPPVSRMASVTGGAEEVAAFLAAVELPERAQVLGPVPVPRAAPGRPRRAWDAPPGETWERALIRVEPGRGAALATALKETRATRTARGEGGPVLVRIDPLDIG from the coding sequence GTGAGCAGCGAAGACGAGCGGCCGACCGAGCCCGACGCCGGGGCTCCGGAGCAGCTTGCGCTCATCCGGGAGTCCGTGCGCAAGGCCGAGGTGCCGCGGGCCAGACCGCGGACCTGGCGGGGGGCCGCCCTCGCCGAGGAGCTGCCCGTCGCCCGGGTGCTGGTGAACAAGGGCGTGCTCCACCTCGACCAGTTCTTCGACTACGCCGTGCCGGAGGAGCTGGACGCGGACGCCCGGCCCGGGGTGCGGGTGCGGGTCAGGTTCGGCGCCGGCGGGCGGAACGTCCGGGGCGGCCGCCGCGAGGGCGGCGGACTGATCGACGGATTCATCGTCGAGCGCCGCGCCGAGTCCGACTACCAGGGGGCGCTGGCCGCCCTCGCCCATGTCGTGTCCCCGGAACCGGTCCTCGGCCCCGAACTCCTCGCGCTCGCGCGAGCCGTCGCCGACCGGTACGCGGGCAGTCTCGCCGACGTGATCCAGCTCGCGGTGCCGCCCAGGAACGGCCGGGCCGAGGCCAAGGCGTCCCCCGACCCGCTGCCGCCCCCGCCCGCCCCCGCACCGGGCAGCTGGGACCGTTACGAGCAGGGGCCCGCGTTCCTGCGCGCGCTGGCCGACGGTGAGGCACCGAGGGCGGTCTGGACCGCTCTCCCCGGCCCGCACTGGCCGCAGGAGATCGCCCGCGCTGTCGCGGCGACGCTGGCGTCGGGGCGGGGCGCGCTCGTCGTCGTGCCCGACGGGCGCGTCGCCGCCCGGGTGGACAAGGCGCTCACCGAACTGCTCGGCGCCGGGCACCACGCCCTGCTGACGGCGGAGTCCGGTCCGCAGAAACGCTACGGCCAGTGGCTCGCCGTGCGCCGCGGGTCCGTGCGGGCGGTGGTCGGGACCCGGGCCGCGATGTTCGCCCCGGTCACGGAGCTCGGACTGGCCGTCGTCTGGGACGACGGCGATTCCAGCCACAGCGACGAACGCGCCCCCTTCCCCCACGTCAGAGAGGTCCTGGAGCTGCGGGCCGCGCGCAGCGGGTGCGCCTTCCTGCTGGGCGGTACGAGCTGCACGGTGGAGGCCGCCCAGCTCGTCGAGAGCGGCTGGGCACTGCCGCTGCGCGCGGCCCGGGAGGAGTACCGGGCGGCGGCCCCGCTGGTGCGCACGGTCGGGGACGGCGAGCTGGAACGGGACGGGGCGGCCAGGACGGCCAGACTTCCCAGCCTCGCCTGGCAGACCGTACGGGAGGGGCTGCGCGCGGGGCCGGTCCTGGTGCAGGTGCCTCGCCGGGGGTACGCTCCCCGGCTGGCCTGCGAACGGTGCCGCACACCCGCGCGGTGCGGACACTGCGCCGGCCCCCTGGAGGCACCGGACCAGCACGATCTCGTCTGTGCCTGGTGCGGCCGGCAGGAGGCCGCCTGGCACTGCGCGGACTGTGGTTCCCGGCGGCTGCGCGCGCGGATCGTGGGCGCCCGTCGCACCGCCGAGGAGCTGGGCCGGGCCTTTCCGGACGTGCCCGTGCGGACGTCCGGGCGTGATCACATCCTGGACTCCGTGCCGGACCGGCCCGCGCTCGTGGTGAGCACCCCGGGCGCCGAGCCGGTCGCGGAAGGCGGGTACGCGGCGGCGCTGCTCCTCGACGGATGGGCGATGCTCGGCAGGCCGGACCTGCGGGCCGGTGAGGAGGCTCTGCGCCGCTGGACCGCCGCCGCAGCACTGGTGCGGGGGCAGCCCGAAGGCGGCACGCTGGTGATCGTCGCGGAGCCCACGCTGCGGCCCGTTCAGGCGCTCGTGCGCTGGGACCCGGTCGGGTACGCCCGGCGGGAGCTTGCGGAGCGGGCTGAGCTGGGTTTCCCGCCGGTCTCCCGGATGGCGTCGGTGACCGGCGGGGCGGAGGAGGTGGCCGCGTTCCTGGCGGCCGTCGAACTGCCGGAGCGGGCGCAGGTGCTGGGCCCGGTGCCGGTGCCCCGCGCCGCGCCGGGCCGGCCGCGCCGGGCGTGGGACGCGCCACCGGGGGAGACCTGGGAGCGTGCCCTGATCCGGGTGGAGCCGGGCCGGGGCGCGGCGCTGGCTACCGCCCTGAAGGAGACCCGGGCGACCCGGACGGCCCGGGGCGAAGGGGGCCCGGTCCTGGTCAGGATCGATCCGCTGGACATCGGCTGA
- the rpoZ gene encoding DNA-directed RNA polymerase subunit omega, translating to MSSSITTPEGIINPPIDELLEATDSKYSLVIYAAKRARQINAYYSQLGEGLLEYVGPLVDTHVHEKPLSIALREINAGLLTSEAIEGPAQ from the coding sequence GTGTCCTCTTCCATCACCACGCCCGAGGGCATCATCAACCCGCCGATTGATGAGCTCCTGGAAGCGACCGACTCGAAGTACAGCCTCGTGATCTACGCCGCCAAGCGCGCGCGCCAGATCAACGCGTACTACTCGCAGCTCGGTGAAGGTCTCCTCGAGTACGTCGGTCCGCTCGTCGACACGCACGTGCACGAGAAGCCGCTCTCGATCGCGCTCCGCGAGATCAACGCGGGCCTGCTGACCTCCGAGGCCATCGAGGGCCCCGCGCAGTAG
- a CDS encoding integration host factor, translating into MALPPLTPEQRAAALEKAAAARRERAEVKNRLKHSGASLHEVIKQGQENDVIGKMKVSALLESLPGVGKVRAKQIMERLGISESRRVRGLGSNQIASLEREFGGSAA; encoded by the coding sequence GTGGCTCTTCCGCCCCTTACCCCTGAACAGCGCGCAGCCGCGCTCGAAAAGGCCGCCGCGGCTCGCCGGGAGCGGGCCGAGGTCAAGAATCGACTCAAGCACTCCGGCGCCTCGCTCCACGAGGTCATCAAGCAGGGTCAGGAGAACGACGTCATCGGGAAGATGAAGGTCTCCGCCCTCCTCGAATCCCTGCCCGGCGTCGGCAAGGTCCGCGCCAAGCAGATCATGGAGCGGCTGGGCATCTCCGAGAGCCGCCGCGTGCGCGGTCTCGGCTCCAACCAGATCGCGTCCTTGGAGCGTGAGTTCGGGGGCAGCGCGGCCTGA
- the gmk gene encoding guanylate kinase — protein sequence MAATSRGTSPAPPDVRPRLTVLSGPSGVGKSTVVAHMRKVHPEVWLSVSATTRKPRPGERDGVHYFFVENEEFDKLVANGELLEWAEFAGNRYGTPRRAVLERLEAGEPVLLEIDLQGARLVKQSMPDARLVFLAPPSWDELVRRLTGRGTEAPEVIERRLAAAKIELAAEAEFDTTLVNTSVEDVARELLALMLQASDHHRDSGA from the coding sequence ATGGCTGCAACATCCCGGGGGACGTCCCCCGCACCCCCGGACGTACGTCCGCGGCTGACCGTGCTCTCCGGCCCCTCAGGGGTCGGCAAGAGCACGGTCGTCGCTCATATGCGCAAGGTCCACCCCGAGGTCTGGCTCTCGGTCTCCGCCACCACCCGCAAGCCGCGCCCCGGCGAGCGCGACGGAGTGCACTACTTCTTCGTCGAGAACGAGGAGTTCGACAAGCTCGTCGCCAACGGCGAACTGCTGGAATGGGCGGAGTTCGCGGGCAACCGGTACGGCACGCCGCGCCGCGCCGTGCTGGAACGCCTGGAGGCGGGCGAACCGGTGCTGCTGGAGATCGACCTCCAGGGCGCGCGCCTGGTCAAGCAGTCGATGCCCGACGCCCGGCTGGTCTTCCTGGCCCCGCCGAGCTGGGACGAACTGGTGCGCCGGCTCACCGGGCGCGGCACCGAGGCGCCCGAGGTCATCGAGCGCAGGCTGGCGGCCGCCAAGATCGAACTGGCCGCCGAGGCCGAGTTCGACACCACGCTTGTCAACACCTCGGTCGAGGATGTAGCACGCGAGCTGCTAGCCTTGATGTTGCAGGCTTCCGACCACCACCGCGACAGCGGCGCCTGA
- the metK gene encoding methionine adenosyltransferase codes for MSRRLFTSESVTEGHPDKIADQISDTILDALLRQDPSSRVAVETLITTGLVHVAGEVTTKAYADIPNLVRNKILEIGYDSSKKGFDGASCGVSVSIGAQSPDIAQGVDTAYEKRVEGSSQRDEDDELDKQGAGDQGLMFGYACDETPELMPLPIHLAHRLSRRLSEVRKNGTIPYLRPDGKTQVTIEYDGDKAVRLDTVVVSSQHASDIDLDSLLAPDIREFVVEHVLAQLVEDGIKLDTEGYRLLVNPTGRFEIGGPMGDAGLTGRKIIIDTYGGMARHGGGAFSGKDPSKVDRSAAYAMRWVAKNVVAAGLAARCEVQVAYAIGKAEPVGLFVETFGTAAVDSEKIEHAIGEVFDLRPAAIIRDLDLLRPIYAQTAAYGHFGRELPDFTWERTDRVAALRAAAGL; via the coding sequence GTGTCCCGTCGTCTGTTCACCTCGGAATCCGTGACCGAGGGTCACCCCGACAAGATCGCTGACCAGATCAGCGACACGATCCTGGACGCTCTCCTGCGTCAGGACCCGTCCTCACGCGTCGCCGTGGAGACCCTGATCACCACGGGTCTGGTGCATGTCGCGGGCGAGGTCACGACCAAGGCCTACGCCGACATTCCGAACCTTGTGCGCAACAAGATCCTCGAAATCGGTTACGACTCCTCCAAGAAGGGCTTCGACGGCGCCTCCTGCGGCGTGTCGGTGTCCATCGGCGCACAGTCCCCGGACATCGCCCAGGGGGTCGACACCGCGTACGAGAAGCGGGTCGAGGGCAGCTCCCAGAGGGACGAGGACGACGAACTCGACAAGCAGGGCGCGGGCGACCAGGGCCTGATGTTCGGGTACGCGTGCGACGAGACGCCCGAGCTGATGCCGCTGCCGATCCACCTGGCCCACCGGCTCTCGCGCAGGCTGTCCGAGGTCCGCAAGAACGGCACCATCCCGTATCTGCGCCCCGACGGCAAGACGCAGGTCACCATCGAGTACGACGGCGACAAGGCCGTCCGGCTCGACACCGTCGTGGTCTCCTCGCAGCACGCGAGCGACATCGACCTCGACTCTCTCCTGGCGCCCGACATCCGGGAGTTCGTCGTCGAGCACGTCCTGGCGCAGCTCGTCGAGGACGGCATCAAGCTGGACACCGAGGGCTACCGCCTGCTGGTGAACCCGACCGGGCGGTTCGAGATCGGCGGCCCGATGGGCGACGCGGGCCTGACCGGCCGCAAGATCATCATCGACACGTACGGCGGCATGGCCCGGCACGGCGGCGGCGCGTTCTCGGGCAAGGACCCGTCGAAGGTGGACCGCTCGGCCGCGTACGCGATGCGCTGGGTGGCCAAGAACGTCGTGGCGGCCGGTCTCGCGGCCCGCTGCGAGGTCCAGGTCGCGTACGCGATCGGCAAGGCCGAGCCGGTCGGCCTGTTCGTCGAGACCTTCGGCACGGCCGCGGTCGACAGCGAGAAGATCGAGCACGCCATCGGTGAGGTCTTCGACCTCCGCCCGGCCGCGATCATCCGCGACCTCGACCTGCTCCGCCCGATCTACGCCCAGACCGCCGCCTACGGCCACTTCGGCCGTGAGCTGCCCGACTTCACCTGGGAGCGCACCGACCGGGTGGCCGCGCTGCGCGCCGCGGCGGGGCTGTAG